The following proteins come from a genomic window of Micavibrio aeruginosavorus EPB:
- the pal gene encoding peptidoglycan-associated lipoprotein Pal: MFVRNLLLVSAMGLSLAACSSKDDQAEVGEVRVGANDTMTPGALDGSYQDMNGPIPGTQQDLVVNIGDRVFFGYDRIDLTPEAQNLLKMQADWMGRYPNVNVVIEGHADERGTREYNLALGERRANSVKNYLTAMGVSPARIRTVSYGKEQPAVLGSTPEAWAQNRRGVTVVE; this comes from the coding sequence ATGTTCGTCCGTAATCTGCTGCTGGTGTCCGCTATGGGCTTGTCTCTGGCTGCTTGTTCTTCCAAAGATGATCAAGCTGAAGTTGGTGAAGTGCGCGTTGGCGCAAACGACACCATGACCCCCGGTGCGCTGGATGGTTCCTATCAAGACATGAACGGTCCGATCCCGGGCACGCAACAGGATCTGGTTGTAAACATCGGTGACCGCGTCTTCTTCGGCTATGACCGCATCGACCTGACCCCGGAAGCACAAAACCTGCTGAAAATGCAAGCTGACTGGATGGGCCGTTACCCGAACGTCAACGTTGTGATCGAAGGTCACGCGGACGAGCGCGGTACACGCGAATACAACTTGGCTCTGGGTGAGCGTCGCGCAAACTCGGTTAAAAACTACCTGACGGCCATGGGTGTTTCCCCGGCCCGTATCCGCACGGTCAGCTACGGCAAGGAACAGCCGGCTGTACTGGGCTCCACACCGGAAGCCTGGGCACAAAACCGTCGCGGCGTGACGGTTGTTGAATAA
- the ybgF gene encoding tol-pal system protein YbgF has product MIIRHSGRQSIRKTVLSTLLVTVMAGAVFAPAFAQSGGGDTQARLTRIENEIQTLSRAIFKGETPPPGAFGASADQTAQAELQLRLTQMEEDLRVLTGKVEEQNYQMERLRDEVTQLKNASLSAPVAPTPAPRNGMIGYPEQQTTPSPSDMDGVVDVPAQNDNFSVTDPNAPAPVNAPTSGQLGSAVTAPTGQAVTAGTPAALYEESFASVRSRDFAKARAGFEKFLNENPDHNLAANATYWLGETYYAQNDYESAARIFAEGFQKFPKGAKGPDNLLKLGLSLAGLGKTKEACIALGQLRKQYPSGAVPVLTQGDQEMAKLQCNP; this is encoded by the coding sequence GTGATTATCCGTCATTCCGGTCGTCAATCGATCCGTAAGACCGTTCTTTCCACCCTTCTTGTTACAGTGATGGCCGGCGCGGTTTTCGCGCCGGCTTTCGCACAATCGGGGGGCGGCGATACGCAAGCACGCCTAACCCGGATTGAAAATGAAATCCAAACTTTATCTCGCGCGATTTTCAAGGGCGAAACACCGCCGCCCGGCGCGTTCGGTGCATCCGCTGATCAAACGGCACAGGCCGAATTGCAACTGCGCCTGACGCAGATGGAGGAAGACCTCCGCGTTCTGACCGGCAAGGTTGAAGAACAGAATTACCAGATGGAGCGCCTGCGTGACGAAGTGACGCAGTTGAAAAACGCATCCCTGTCCGCACCGGTTGCACCAACACCGGCCCCGCGCAATGGCATGATCGGATATCCGGAACAACAAACCACACCATCGCCCAGCGATATGGATGGCGTGGTTGATGTGCCTGCGCAAAATGATAATTTTTCCGTGACGGATCCGAATGCGCCCGCACCGGTGAATGCACCGACATCGGGGCAATTGGGATCGGCCGTTACGGCCCCGACGGGTCAGGCTGTTACGGCCGGTACACCCGCAGCGTTGTATGAAGAATCTTTCGCCTCTGTGCGCAGCCGTGATTTTGCCAAGGCCCGCGCCGGGTTCGAAAAATTCCTGAACGAAAATCCGGATCATAATCTGGCCGCCAATGCGACATACTGGCTAGGTGAAACCTATTACGCGCAGAATGATTATGAATCCGCGGCGCGTATCTTCGCCGAAGGGTTCCAAAAATTCCCGAAAGGGGCCAAGGGGCCGGACAACCTGCTGAAACTCGGCCTGTCTCTGGCTGGTTTGGGCAAGACGAAAGAAGCGTGCATCGCGCTGGGGCAATTGCGCAAGCAATATCCGTCCGGTGCCGTGCCTGTCCTGACGCAAGGCGATCAGGAAATGGCGAAACTGCAATGCAATCCCTAA
- the tilS gene encoding tRNA lysidine(34) synthetase TilS: MQSLNVPVNPETPDELTAWFGILPVVRNNIQRDQIVVALSGGPDSMALLHLLARARPARTIIHAVTVDHGLRANSADEARQVGAWVSTLHNVHHHILRWDGEKPDSAIMESARAARYRLLEQFCAARDIDNVWVAHNRTDQAETFLFRLAKGSGLDGLAAIHEQTSSPSGAVRILRPLLDVAKDDLTAWCVNQNIPFVTDPSNQNPAFARIRLRQSLDVLAAEGLSEKRLATTARRMGRARAALDHFTDQAWAQVVTAQNDTIMIDLHLLATWPDDIRLRVIRRACDHVTIDREGFGPRLDRLEEIVDQIFADHDFRAATLGGVLLRRAPGGGDRLRITREGEKTA, from the coding sequence ATGCAATCCCTAAACGTGCCTGTGAATCCTGAAACGCCGGATGAATTGACGGCGTGGTTTGGGATTCTGCCTGTCGTTCGTAACAATATTCAACGTGATCAAATTGTTGTCGCGCTGTCCGGTGGGCCGGACAGCATGGCGTTGCTGCATCTTCTGGCGCGTGCTCGCCCTGCGCGTACAATCATTCATGCTGTGACGGTTGATCACGGCTTGCGCGCCAATTCTGCGGATGAAGCGCGACAGGTCGGGGCGTGGGTGTCGACCCTGCATAATGTGCATCACCACATCCTGCGTTGGGACGGCGAAAAACCGGACAGCGCGATCATGGAATCGGCGCGGGCCGCGCGCTATCGCTTGCTGGAACAATTCTGCGCGGCGCGTGACATTGATAATGTGTGGGTCGCCCATAATCGCACGGATCAGGCGGAAACGTTTTTGTTTCGTCTGGCGAAGGGCAGCGGGCTGGATGGGCTGGCCGCCATTCACGAACAAACATCATCACCATCGGGTGCGGTGCGCATCCTGCGTCCCCTGCTGGATGTGGCCAAGGATGATTTGACGGCGTGGTGCGTGAACCAAAATATTCCTTTCGTCACCGATCCATCCAACCAGAATCCGGCCTTTGCCCGCATTCGTTTGCGTCAAAGCTTGGACGTTCTGGCGGCGGAGGGGCTGAGCGAAAAACGTCTGGCCACCACGGCTCGCCGTATGGGCCGGGCGCGGGCGGCTCTGGACCATTTCACGGATCAAGCGTGGGCGCAGGTGGTTACGGCCCAGAACGATACCATCATGATCGATCTGCACCTGTTGGCCACGTGGCCGGATGATATCCGCCTGCGTGTTATCCGCCGGGCCTGTGACCATGTTACAATCGATCGTGAAGGGTTTGGCCCCCGTCTGGACCGGCTGGAGGAGATCGTTGATCAAATCTTCGCCGATCATGATTTCCGGGCGGCGACGTTGGGCGGTGTTCTGTTGCGCCGCGCGCCGGGTGGCGGGGATCGCCTGCGGATCACACGCGAAGGCGAAAAAACAGCATAA
- the ftsH gene encoding ATP-dependent zinc metalloprotease FtsH — protein sequence MNNFGRNLLFWLAVGVTLAFLFNVFQGGKTATTGGMSGDTLAYSDFMADAGGGRISDVTIKGQEITGHYSADGRAFRVLVPNNENVVDRLATTGVRITAEKDDTGKVSLMGVLLSWFPMLLLIGVWIFFMRQMQGKGGGGAMGFGKSRARMLTEAHGRITFDDVAGIEEAKTELEEIVEFLKDPQKFQRLGGKIPKGALLVGPPGTGKTLIARAVAGEANVPFFTISGSDFVEMFVGVGASRVRDMFEQAKKNAPCIIFIDEIDAVGRHRGAGLGGGNDEREQTLNQLLVEMDGFEASEGVILIAATNRPDVLDPALLRPGRFDRQVVVPLPDVNGRDKILSVHMKKVPLAKNVQSMVIARGTPGFSGADLANLVNEAALLAARRGKRVVGMEEFEDAKDKVMMGTERRSMAMSDKEKNLTAYHEAGHAILAIHEPESDPIHKATIIPRGRALGMVMRLPEGDRLSVAYDKLKADLVVAMGGRVAEELIFGKEKVTTGASSDIRFATDMARRMVTEWGFNENLGPLHYGANQEEVFLGHSVTQSKNMSEQTASVIDSEVRKIVEVAYKRAHDKLTEHLDQLHTLAKALLEYETLSGEEIKAVLRGEAIIRDTGPDETDDRPHSSVPTGGDIDLGSIKPQGA from the coding sequence GTGAACAATTTTGGCCGTAACCTGCTGTTCTGGCTGGCCGTTGGCGTAACGCTGGCGTTCCTGTTCAATGTGTTTCAAGGCGGCAAGACCGCGACCACGGGCGGTATGAGCGGTGATACGCTGGCCTATAGCGACTTCATGGCCGATGCCGGCGGTGGCCGTATTTCCGATGTCACCATCAAGGGGCAGGAAATCACCGGGCATTACAGCGCTGATGGCCGCGCGTTCCGCGTTCTGGTTCCGAACAATGAAAACGTGGTTGACCGTCTGGCCACCACGGGCGTTCGCATTACCGCCGAAAAAGATGATACCGGCAAGGTCAGCCTGATGGGCGTTTTGCTGTCCTGGTTCCCGATGCTGTTGCTGATCGGTGTGTGGATTTTCTTCATGCGCCAGATGCAGGGCAAGGGTGGCGGCGGTGCCATGGGCTTTGGCAAGTCCCGCGCCCGTATGTTGACCGAAGCGCATGGCCGCATCACGTTTGATGACGTCGCCGGGATTGAGGAAGCCAAGACGGAGCTGGAAGAAATTGTCGAGTTCCTGAAAGACCCGCAAAAATTCCAACGTCTGGGTGGTAAAATTCCGAAGGGCGCATTGCTGGTCGGCCCGCCGGGTACGGGTAAAACCCTGATCGCGCGTGCGGTCGCGGGTGAAGCCAACGTGCCGTTCTTTACCATCTCTGGTTCTGACTTCGTTGAAATGTTCGTTGGTGTTGGTGCATCGCGTGTGCGCGACATGTTCGAACAGGCGAAGAAGAATGCGCCGTGTATCATCTTCATTGATGAGATCGATGCCGTGGGCCGCCATCGTGGCGCGGGCCTGGGCGGCGGGAACGACGAACGCGAACAAACCCTCAACCAGTTGCTGGTTGAAATGGACGGGTTCGAAGCGAGCGAAGGCGTGATCCTGATTGCTGCAACCAACCGTCCGGACGTTCTGGACCCGGCCTTGCTGCGTCCGGGCCGTTTCGACCGTCAGGTCGTTGTGCCGCTGCCGGATGTGAATGGCCGCGATAAAATCCTGAGCGTACACATGAAGAAAGTGCCGCTGGCGAAAAACGTTCAATCCATGGTGATTGCGCGCGGGACGCCGGGCTTCTCCGGTGCCGATCTCGCCAACCTGGTGAACGAGGCCGCGTTGCTGGCCGCGCGCCGTGGCAAACGTGTTGTCGGCATGGAAGAATTCGAAGATGCCAAGGACAAGGTGATGATGGGCACGGAACGTCGGTCCATGGCCATGTCCGACAAGGAAAAGAACCTGACCGCCTATCACGAAGCCGGTCACGCCATTCTGGCCATCCATGAACCGGAATCCGACCCGATCCACAAGGCAACGATCATCCCGCGCGGTCGCGCGCTGGGTATGGTGATGCGCCTGCCGGAAGGGGACCGTCTGTCCGTTGCGTATGACAAGCTGAAAGCCGATCTGGTCGTCGCCATGGGTGGCCGCGTGGCCGAAGAACTGATCTTCGGCAAGGAAAAGGTCACAACGGGCGCGTCCAGCGATATTCGTTTTGCAACGGATATGGCGCGTCGCATGGTCACCGAATGGGGCTTCAACGAAAATCTGGGCCCGTTGCATTATGGTGCCAATCAGGAAGAAGTGTTCCTGGGCCACTCCGTCACGCAATCCAAAAACATGTCGGAACAAACCGCATCGGTGATTGATTCCGAAGTGCGCAAGATTGTGGAAGTCGCATACAAACGTGCCCATGACAAACTGACCGAACATCTGGATCAACTGCACACGCTGGCCAAGGCGTTGCTGGAATATGAAACGCTGAGCGGGGAAGAGATCAAGGCCGTCCTGCGCGGTGAAGCCATCATCCGCGACACGGGCCCGGATGAAACCGATGATCGTCCGCATTCATCCGTTCCGACGGGTGGCGATATCGATCTGGGCTCCATCAAGCCGCAAGGGGCATAA
- the glmM gene encoding phosphoglucosamine mutase, with amino-acid sequence MARKYFGTDGIRGRANTFPMTADMALKVAMAAAASIRADQGGLHQNRAIIGKDTRLSGYMLEEAMAAGFVAMGMEVILVGPIPTPGIAMLTRSLRADVGVMISASHNPYEDNGIKLFGADGYKLPDALEEAIEARIDTPDLSAELAPADRIGKASRLEDAPGRYIEFIKSSFPKGMSLEGLKIVVDCANGAAYKIAPQVLWELEAEVIAMGVTPNGRNINDKCGATATQALQDRVVAEKADIGIALDGDADRIIMVDERGQRVDGDQLMALLARSGQTNGTLRGNGVVATVMSNLGLERYLKTLGMDLIRTPVGDRHVVERMRADGYNLGGEQSGHIIMSDFGTTGDGLLAGLQILAALKQQSFPASTALNIFTPVPQILKNVRFQKGHKPLDHDAVKAAIESAEAKLVKEGRLLVRASGTEPLIRVMAEGDDQSLVETVVNDLCGVIESVAV; translated from the coding sequence ATGGCCCGTAAATATTTCGGTACCGACGGTATCCGCGGTCGCGCCAACACGTTCCCGATGACCGCCGATATGGCGTTGAAGGTGGCCATGGCCGCCGCCGCGTCCATCCGTGCGGATCAGGGGGGGCTGCATCAAAACCGCGCCATTATCGGCAAGGACACACGCCTGTCCGGCTATATGCTGGAAGAAGCGATGGCCGCCGGTTTCGTGGCGATGGGGATGGAGGTCATTCTGGTCGGCCCGATCCCGACGCCGGGGATTGCCATGCTCACGCGCTCTCTGCGCGCCGATGTCGGGGTGATGATTTCCGCATCCCACAATCCGTATGAAGATAACGGCATTAAATTGTTCGGTGCCGATGGCTATAAGCTGCCCGATGCGTTGGAAGAGGCGATCGAGGCACGCATTGATACGCCTGACCTGTCCGCCGAACTGGCCCCGGCCGATCGCATTGGCAAGGCCAGCCGTCTGGAAGATGCACCGGGCCGCTATATCGAATTTATCAAAAGCAGCTTCCCCAAGGGTATGAGCCTTGAAGGCCTGAAAATCGTTGTCGATTGCGCCAACGGTGCGGCCTATAAAATCGCGCCGCAAGTTCTGTGGGAGCTGGAGGCCGAAGTTATCGCCATGGGCGTGACCCCGAATGGCCGCAACATCAATGACAAATGCGGGGCCACGGCCACGCAAGCGTTGCAGGACCGCGTTGTGGCCGAGAAAGCCGATATTGGTATCGCGCTCGATGGCGATGCCGACCGCATCATCATGGTGGATGAGCGTGGCCAGCGTGTAGATGGCGACCAATTGATGGCGCTGCTCGCCCGCTCGGGTCAGACCAATGGAACATTGCGCGGCAATGGTGTTGTCGCCACCGTCATGTCCAATCTGGGGCTGGAACGCTATTTGAAAACGCTGGGTATGGATTTGATCCGCACGCCAGTGGGCGACCGTCACGTTGTCGAACGCATGCGCGCCGATGGGTATAATCTGGGCGGGGAACAATCCGGCCACATTATCATGTCCGATTTCGGCACGACGGGGGATGGATTGCTGGCGGGCTTGCAAATTCTGGCCGCACTGAAACAGCAAAGCTTCCCGGCATCAACCGCGCTGAACATTTTCACGCCGGTGCCCCAGATTTTGAAAAACGTCCGCTTCCAGAAAGGGCACAAGCCGCTGGATCATGACGCGGTGAAGGCCGCGATTGAAAGCGCCGAGGCCAAATTGGTGAAAGAAGGCCGCTTGTTGGTCCGCGCATCCGGCACCGAACCGTTGATCCGTGTGATGGCCGAGGGGGATGATCAATCCCTGGTCGAAACGGTGGTCAATGATCTGTGTGGTGTGATCGAAAGCGTCGCGGTTTAA
- a CDS encoding aldo/keto reductase — protein sequence MEFRQLGRSGLKVPVFSFGTATFGGTTEFFKVWGDTDVKAASRLIDICMEAGINFFDTANIYSAGASEEVLGAAIKGRRHDMLISTKATFSMGDGPNDKGSSRFHLIKACEDSLKRLGTDHIDLYFMHGFDALTPVEETLRALDDLITAGKIRYIGCSNFSGWHVMKSLAASEKDGLARYVAYQGYYSLANRDYEWELMPLAQDQGLGTMVWSPLGWGRLTGKIRRGQKPTEGRMASESGAVGGPEVNEEHLYNIVDVLDEIAKETGKTIPQVALNWLSTRPTISNIVIGARTEDQLRQNLGALGWTLRADQIERLDNVSHKTPAYPYWHQMGFDERNPKPVKW from the coding sequence ATGGAATTCAGACAGTTGGGCCGATCCGGCCTGAAAGTACCCGTATTCAGCTTTGGCACCGCCACCTTTGGCGGCACCACTGAATTTTTCAAAGTCTGGGGTGATACCGACGTAAAGGCCGCCAGCCGCCTGATCGATATTTGCATGGAGGCCGGCATTAACTTTTTCGACACCGCCAACATTTATTCCGCCGGTGCATCGGAAGAGGTTCTGGGCGCAGCCATCAAAGGCCGCCGTCATGACATGCTTATTTCCACCAAGGCGACGTTCAGCATGGGCGATGGCCCGAACGACAAGGGATCATCCCGCTTCCATCTGATCAAAGCGTGTGAAGACAGTTTGAAACGTCTGGGCACCGATCACATCGATCTGTATTTCATGCACGGGTTTGACGCCCTGACCCCGGTTGAGGAAACATTGCGCGCGTTGGACGACCTGATCACGGCGGGCAAGATCCGGTATATCGGCTGCTCCAACTTTTCGGGCTGGCATGTGATGAAATCGCTGGCCGCGTCGGAGAAAGATGGATTGGCGCGTTATGTTGCGTATCAAGGATATTATTCCCTCGCCAACCGCGATTATGAATGGGAATTGATGCCGCTGGCCCAGGATCAGGGGCTGGGCACGATGGTCTGGAGTCCGCTGGGCTGGGGCCGCCTGACCGGAAAAATCCGCCGCGGACAAAAACCGACCGAGGGCCGCATGGCCAGCGAATCCGGTGCCGTCGGTGGGCCAGAGGTCAACGAAGAGCATCTGTATAACATCGTTGATGTTCTGGACGAGATCGCCAAAGAAACCGGAAAAACCATTCCGCAGGTCGCGTTGAACTGGCTGAGCACACGCCCGACCATTTCCAACATTGTGATTGGTGCCCGGACCGAAGACCAGTTGCGCCAGAATTTGGGCGCATTGGGTTGGACGTTACGCGCCGATCAAATTGAACGGTTGGACAATGTCAGCCATAAAACCCCGGCCTATCCCTACTGGCACCAAATGGGGTTTGATGAACGCAACCCGAAACCAGTGAAATGGTAA